One window from the genome of Serinibacter salmoneus encodes:
- the gatA gene encoding Asp-tRNA(Asn)/Glu-tRNA(Gln) amidotransferase subunit GatA has product MTELFRRTAAELADLLSAGEVSAVEVSRAHLDRIAAVDGEIHAFLHTDAEDTLAQAKAVDDARAAGQDLHPMAGVPIAVKDVVVTRGTPTTAGSRILEGWLPPYDATLVTKLRAAGMPMLGKTNMDEFAMGSSTEHSGYGPTRNPWDAERIPGGSGGGSAAAVAAFEAPLAIGTDTGGSIRQPAAVTGTVGVKPTYGSVSRYGLIALASSLDQAGPCSRTVLDSALLHEVIGGHDPRDATSLTDPATGYAAAARLGASGDLTGVRVGVVKELGGEGYQEEVRAAFAASVAQLQAAGAEVVEVSCPSFDAALAAYYLILPAEASSNLAKFDGMRFGLRVEPSEGPVTAERVMAATRGQGFGDEVKRRIILGTYALSAGYYDAYYGSAQKVRTLIQRDFAAAFEQVDVLVSPTAPTTAFKLGEKLDDPLAMYLNDVATIPANLAGVPGMSVPNGLDSAGLPIGLQILAPARADARLYRVGAALEHAYDAEHGALINALGEVAR; this is encoded by the coding sequence ATGACCGAGCTGTTCCGCCGCACCGCGGCCGAGCTCGCCGACCTGCTGAGCGCCGGTGAGGTGAGCGCCGTAGAGGTCTCCCGGGCCCACCTGGACCGGATCGCCGCCGTCGACGGCGAGATCCACGCGTTCCTGCACACCGACGCCGAGGACACCCTCGCCCAGGCGAAGGCGGTCGACGACGCGCGCGCCGCCGGCCAGGACCTGCACCCGATGGCCGGGGTGCCGATCGCGGTCAAGGACGTGGTCGTCACCCGCGGCACCCCCACCACCGCCGGATCGCGCATCCTGGAGGGCTGGCTCCCGCCGTACGACGCCACGCTGGTCACCAAGCTGCGCGCGGCCGGGATGCCGATGCTGGGCAAGACGAACATGGACGAGTTCGCCATGGGCTCCTCCACCGAGCACTCCGGCTACGGGCCCACCCGCAACCCGTGGGACGCCGAGCGCATCCCCGGCGGCTCCGGCGGCGGCAGCGCCGCGGCGGTGGCCGCGTTCGAGGCGCCGCTGGCGATCGGCACCGACACCGGCGGCTCCATCCGCCAGCCCGCCGCCGTCACCGGCACCGTGGGCGTGAAGCCCACCTACGGCAGCGTCAGCCGCTACGGCCTCATCGCCCTGGCCTCCAGCCTGGACCAGGCCGGCCCGTGCTCGCGCACCGTGCTGGACTCCGCGCTGCTGCACGAGGTCATCGGCGGGCACGACCCGCGCGATGCCACCAGCCTCACCGACCCGGCCACCGGGTACGCCGCAGCGGCGCGCCTGGGCGCCTCCGGTGACCTGACCGGTGTGCGCGTGGGTGTGGTGAAGGAGCTCGGCGGTGAGGGGTACCAGGAGGAGGTGCGTGCCGCGTTCGCCGCGAGCGTGGCCCAGTTGCAGGCCGCGGGCGCCGAGGTCGTGGAGGTCTCCTGCCCCTCCTTCGACGCCGCTCTGGCCGCCTACTACCTCATCCTGCCCGCCGAGGCCTCCAGCAACCTCGCCAAGTTCGACGGCATGCGCTTCGGCCTGCGCGTGGAGCCGAGCGAGGGGCCGGTCACCGCCGAGCGCGTCATGGCCGCCACCCGCGGTCAGGGCTTCGGTGACGAGGTCAAGCGCCGCATCATCCTGGGCACCTACGCCCTCTCGGCCGGCTACTACGACGCCTACTACGGCAGCGCCCAGAAGGTGCGCACCCTCATCCAGCGCGACTTCGCCGCCGCGTTCGAGCAGGTGGACGTGCTCGTCTCGCCCACCGCCCCGACCACGGCGTTCAAGCTGGGGGAGAAGCTGGACGACCCGCTGGCGATGTACCTCAACGACGTCGCCACCATCCCGGCGAACCTCGCCGGGGTGCCGGGCATGTCCGTGCCCAACGGCCTGGACTCCGCCGGTCTGCCCATCGGCCTGCAGATCCTCGCCCCCGCCCGCGCCGACGCCCGCCTGTACCGGGTGGGAGCCGCGCTGGAACACGCCTACGACGCCGAACACGGCGCCCTCATCAACGCTCTCGGGGAGGTCGCGCGATGA
- the pxpA gene encoding 5-oxoprolinase subunit PxpA — protein MRTIDLNADLGEGMGDDEAILAVVTSASIACGGHAGDSASMALAARRCREAGVALGAHPSYPDREDFGRRRLGIPADALRADLLRQVRDLAAAAERVGVGLTHLKAHGALYNLAMVDDDAAHLVLQVAADALERALPVYALPGSRVASLAAEHGIAVVPEAFADRAATAAGTLVPRSEPGAVITDPAAVRERMGHLDARARTVCVHGDTPAALDLARAARRGLLDAGFTLAPATPGAGRGE, from the coding sequence ATGAGGACCATCGACCTCAATGCCGACCTCGGGGAGGGGATGGGCGACGACGAGGCGATCCTCGCCGTGGTCACCTCCGCCTCCATCGCCTGCGGCGGGCACGCCGGTGATTCCGCCTCGATGGCGCTGGCGGCCCGGCGCTGCCGCGAGGCCGGGGTCGCGCTGGGCGCGCACCCCTCCTACCCCGACCGGGAGGATTTCGGACGGCGCCGCCTGGGCATTCCCGCGGATGCGCTGCGCGCCGACCTGCTGCGGCAGGTGCGCGACCTCGCCGCCGCCGCCGAACGCGTCGGGGTGGGACTGACCCACCTCAAGGCGCACGGCGCGCTGTACAACCTGGCGATGGTGGACGACGACGCAGCCCACCTGGTGCTCCAGGTCGCCGCCGACGCGCTCGAGCGGGCGCTGCCCGTGTACGCCCTGCCGGGCTCGCGGGTGGCGAGCCTCGCCGCCGAGCACGGCATCGCCGTGGTCCCTGAGGCCTTCGCCGACCGCGCCGCCACCGCCGCCGGCACCCTGGTTCCCCGCTCCGAGCCCGGGGCGGTCATCACCGACCCCGCCGCGGTCCGCGAGCGGATGGGGCACCTGGATGCGCGCGCCCGCACCGTCTGCGTGCACGGGGACACCCCGGCGGCGCTCGACCTCGCCCGCGCGGCCCGGCGGGGGCTGCTGGACGCCGGCTTCACCCTCGCGCCGGCCACGCCGGGGGCGGGGCGTGGTGAGTAG
- a CDS encoding TetR/AcrR family transcriptional regulator produces MTQGGLRERKKAERREALGHAARTLVAQESLDGVTVEAICARVGVSPRTFFNYYETKEDAVLGLGVDSAPPEDSEARRAFAAGGPTGDLLTDAATVLAESFEGWLPPGEMECLVGLLSREPRLLARHVGWMERGRESMQRLVVEREQVLPTGTHPVVTVSLVGVLIRISGELCRESGSGSPTQFLPEAVRQVRAAARA; encoded by the coding sequence GTGACCCAAGGCGGACTGCGCGAGCGCAAGAAGGCCGAACGCCGTGAGGCGCTCGGCCACGCGGCTCGCACCCTGGTGGCCCAGGAGAGCCTGGACGGCGTCACTGTCGAGGCGATCTGTGCGCGCGTCGGGGTCTCACCCCGCACCTTCTTCAACTACTACGAGACCAAGGAAGACGCCGTCCTGGGCCTCGGGGTCGACTCGGCACCGCCGGAGGATTCGGAGGCTCGGCGCGCCTTCGCCGCCGGTGGCCCCACGGGCGACCTGCTGACCGATGCCGCCACGGTGCTCGCCGAGTCCTTCGAGGGATGGCTGCCGCCAGGCGAGATGGAGTGCCTCGTGGGTCTCCTCTCGCGGGAACCACGGCTGCTGGCCCGTCACGTGGGCTGGATGGAACGCGGGCGGGAGTCGATGCAGCGCCTGGTCGTCGAGCGGGAGCAGGTCCTGCCCACCGGCACCCACCCCGTCGTCACCGTCTCTCTGGTCGGGGTCCTCATCCGCATCAGCGGGGAGCTGTGCCGGGAGAGTGGCTCCGGCAGCCCCACCCAGTTCCTGCCCGAGGCCGTGCGTCAAGTGCGCGCGGCCGCCCGCGCCTGA
- a CDS encoding biotin-dependent carboxyltransferase family protein: protein MARLHVEHPGPLTLIQDAGRTGVAHLGVSPSGAFDRAAHARANALVGNDPGAAALEVLLGGLRLRAEGTVLVAVTGARLAIDVDGLPLAPERVIAVPHGSLLTLAPGHAEAAASPRGLRAYLAVAGGLDVPPVLGSRSRDTLGQLGPAPLTAGDVLPIGRDHAASRGESKRPGGAAPSGALPSGAMPTGAMPSSATPLGAVSSGTEGLPTAGTVLEVLPGPRPEEFDPDALARLTRGAYRVTDRADRVAVRLEGEAMATAAVDSRGSEGLVAGAIQIPPSGQPVVFGPDHPLTGGYPVLAVLTDAALGTLAQVTPGERVRFAVVSL from the coding sequence ATGGCCCGCCTGCACGTGGAGCACCCGGGCCCCCTCACCCTGATCCAGGACGCCGGGCGCACCGGCGTGGCACACCTGGGCGTCTCACCCTCCGGTGCGTTCGACCGGGCCGCGCACGCGCGGGCGAACGCCCTGGTGGGCAACGACCCCGGCGCCGCCGCGCTGGAGGTGCTGCTCGGGGGCCTGAGGCTGCGCGCCGAGGGCACCGTGCTGGTGGCCGTGACGGGCGCGAGGCTCGCGATCGACGTGGACGGCCTGCCGTTGGCGCCCGAGCGGGTGATCGCGGTGCCCCACGGGTCGCTGCTCACCCTCGCGCCGGGGCATGCGGAGGCGGCCGCCTCGCCCCGCGGGCTGCGCGCCTATCTGGCGGTCGCCGGCGGCCTGGACGTGCCGCCCGTGCTGGGCTCCCGCTCCCGGGACACGCTCGGTCAGCTCGGTCCCGCACCGCTCACCGCGGGGGACGTGCTGCCCATCGGGCGCGACCACGCCGCTTCCCGAGGTGAGTCCAAGCGCCCGGGCGGGGCTGCGCCGTCGGGTGCCCTGCCGTCGGGTGCCATGCCGACGGGCGCCATGCCGTCGAGTGCCACCCCGTTGGGCGCGGTGTCCTCGGGCACCGAGGGCCTGCCAACGGCCGGTACCGTGCTGGAGGTCCTGCCCGGTCCCCGGCCCGAGGAGTTCGACCCCGATGCGCTGGCGCGCCTCACCCGCGGTGCCTACCGGGTGACCGACCGCGCCGACCGGGTGGCCGTGCGGCTGGAGGGTGAGGCCATGGCCACCGCGGCCGTCGACTCGCGCGGGTCGGAGGGCCTGGTCGCCGGGGCGATCCAGATCCCGCCCTCCGGGCAGCCCGTCGTCTTCGGCCCCGACCATCCCCTCACCGGTGGCTACCCGGTCCTCGCGGTCCTCACCGACGCCGCCCTCGGCACCCTCGCCCAGGTGACGCCCGGGGAACGGGTGCGCTTCGCCGTCGTCTCCCTCTAG
- a CDS encoding 5-oxoprolinase subunit B family protein: protein MSSRGVGAVRPFGERALLLDVADSAAARSLAPLVAAAPGVLDVVPGAASLLVRCGDAAAARDLARAWAAEPPRVQDGAAATGREVRIGVRYDGADLAEVGRRTGLGEAGVIAAHTGATYVAAFAGFAPGFVYLEGLPGVLQLPRRHDPRTRVPAGSVAIAAGYTSVYPRSSPGGWHLLGTTTAVLFDPGRDPAALIRPGDTVRFEPLPDPIPDPMPEPRRGEEPA from the coding sequence GTGAGTAGCAGGGGGGTCGGCGCCGTGCGGCCCTTCGGCGAGCGCGCCCTGCTCCTGGACGTCGCCGACTCGGCCGCCGCCCGCTCGCTCGCGCCCCTGGTCGCCGCGGCGCCCGGCGTGCTGGACGTCGTGCCCGGCGCCGCCTCCCTGCTCGTGCGCTGTGGCGACGCCGCGGCCGCCCGCGACCTGGCGCGGGCCTGGGCCGCCGAGCCACCGCGGGTGCAGGACGGCGCCGCCGCCACCGGCCGGGAGGTGCGGATCGGGGTGCGGTACGACGGCGCGGACCTCGCCGAGGTGGGACGCCGCACCGGCCTCGGGGAGGCCGGGGTGATCGCCGCTCACACCGGCGCCACGTACGTGGCCGCGTTCGCGGGCTTCGCCCCGGGATTCGTCTACCTGGAGGGACTGCCCGGTGTGCTCCAGTTGCCCCGCCGGCACGACCCGCGCACCCGGGTGCCCGCGGGTTCGGTGGCGATCGCCGCGGGCTACACCTCGGTCTACCCCCGCTCCTCGCCCGGCGGCTGGCACCTTCTCGGCACCACCACGGCGGTGCTCTTCGACCCCGGCCGCGATCCCGCGGCGCTGATCCGGCCCGGGGACACCGTGCGGTTCGAGCCCCTGCCGGACCCCATTCCGGATCCCATGCCGGAGCCCCGCCGTGGCGAGGAGCCGGCGTGA
- a CDS encoding MDR family MFS transporter translates to MTDLIEKEPGRAPVVLTQKTVWVIFGALMASMFLSSLDQSIVGTALPTIVGELHGVEHQGWLITGYIMAVAIVMPIYGKVGDVVGRRWPFIVAIGLFTLASAGAGYAQTFEQLVFWRAVQGAGGGGLIILSQAIIADIVPARERGKYMGPMGALFGISAVLGPLLGGWFTEGPGWRWAFWINVPIGILAVVIAWVALRLPSHKAARPFDVPGAALIALATTGIVFLTSWDSITGSDGYDWSNTALQLTVAGTVLAVALFIVVELRATDPIIPLRLFRNRTFTLATIIGLVVGMGMFAALAFLPTFLQMSAGVGVTESGFLMLPMMIGVMGTSIVSGLLITRTGKYKAYPIAGMLIVGLGIAWLTTITGGMSLVLFGAMIFVVGFGLGLTMQTIVLAVQNSVDPGEIGVATSSNNFFREIGAAVGTALFSTIFTSRLTTNLTEVIPAGSGEGVGADSLTPSAVAQLPEPLHTQIIDAYASALAPSFWYLVPLVLLGAIAAIFLPQVTLSDTAAMVARGEAVTVGGAVPENEVVTEDGAVTEGSAQEATPASS, encoded by the coding sequence ATGACCGACCTCATCGAGAAGGAACCCGGGCGCGCGCCCGTGGTCCTGACCCAGAAGACCGTCTGGGTGATCTTCGGCGCCCTCATGGCGTCGATGTTCCTGTCCTCCCTGGACCAGTCCATCGTCGGCACCGCGCTGCCCACGATCGTGGGCGAACTGCACGGCGTGGAGCACCAGGGCTGGCTCATCACCGGCTACATCATGGCCGTGGCCATCGTCATGCCGATCTACGGCAAGGTGGGCGACGTCGTCGGGCGGCGCTGGCCCTTCATCGTGGCCATCGGCCTGTTCACCCTCGCCTCCGCGGGCGCGGGGTACGCGCAGACCTTCGAGCAGCTCGTCTTCTGGCGCGCCGTGCAGGGCGCCGGCGGTGGCGGCCTGATCATCCTGTCCCAGGCGATCATCGCCGACATCGTGCCCGCGCGGGAGCGCGGCAAGTACATGGGGCCGATGGGCGCCCTGTTCGGCATCTCCGCGGTGCTCGGGCCCCTGCTCGGCGGCTGGTTCACCGAGGGGCCCGGCTGGCGCTGGGCGTTCTGGATCAACGTGCCCATCGGCATCCTCGCGGTCGTCATCGCCTGGGTGGCGCTGCGGCTGCCCAGCCACAAGGCCGCCCGGCCCTTCGATGTGCCCGGCGCCGCACTCATCGCCCTGGCCACCACGGGCATCGTGTTCCTCACCAGCTGGGACTCCATCACCGGCTCCGACGGCTACGACTGGTCCAACACCGCCCTCCAACTCACGGTGGCGGGCACCGTGCTGGCCGTCGCCCTGTTCATCGTGGTGGAGCTGCGCGCCACCGACCCGATCATCCCGCTGCGCCTGTTCCGCAACCGCACCTTCACCCTGGCCACGATCATCGGTCTGGTGGTCGGGATGGGCATGTTTGCCGCGCTGGCGTTCCTGCCCACCTTCCTGCAGATGTCCGCCGGGGTGGGCGTCACCGAGTCCGGGTTCCTCATGCTGCCGATGATGATCGGCGTGATGGGGACCTCGATCGTCTCCGGCCTCCTGATCACCAGGACCGGGAAGTACAAGGCCTACCCGATCGCCGGGATGCTGATCGTCGGTCTCGGGATCGCGTGGCTCACCACCATCACGGGGGGCATGTCGCTGGTGCTGTTCGGCGCCATGATCTTCGTGGTCGGCTTCGGGTTGGGCCTGACGATGCAGACGATCGTGCTGGCCGTGCAGAACTCCGTGGACCCCGGAGAGATCGGGGTGGCCACCAGCTCCAACAACTTCTTCCGCGAGATCGGCGCGGCGGTCGGCACGGCGCTGTTCTCCACGATCTTCACCTCACGCCTGACCACCAACCTCACCGAGGTCATCCCCGCCGGGAGTGGCGAGGGAGTGGGAGCCGACTCCCTCACCCCGAGTGCCGTGGCCCAACTGCCCGAACCGCTGCACACCCAGATCATCGACGCCTACGCCAGCGCCCTGGCGCCCTCGTTCTGGTACCTCGTGCCGCTGGTCCTGCTCGGCGCCATCGCGGCCATCTTCCTGCCGCAGGTGACCCTGTCCGACACCGCCGCCATGGTGGCGCGCGGCGAGGCAGTGACCGTAGGCGGTGCCGTGCCCGAGAACGAGGTCGTGACCGAGGACGGTGCCGTGACCGAGGGTTCCGCGCAGGAGGCCACGCCCGCGTCGAGCTGA
- a CDS encoding MDR family MFS transporter produces the protein MTADQPQVELNRRTVYIIFAALLSAMFLSALDQSVVGTALPTIVGDLGAVQHEGWIITAYLLTIAIVMPIYGKIGDLYGRRLPFLIAIAIFVAGSTGSALSSAFGELVAWRSLQGLGAGGLVILSQAIIGDIVSARDRGKFMGPMGAVFGIATVLGPLLGGWFTEGPGWRWCFWTNVPIGVFAFIVAFFALKLPRSHATKRFDLVGAILLTLATTGIVLVTSWSSITDASGYDWTDPALLAMIGGTLLALAGFIVVELRVQDPLLPLRLFRNRTFAVSVSIALILGMTMFAALSFLPTFLQMAQGIGPTESGLLMLPMTIGLMITAIGSGLLITKTGRYRIYPIVGMAISTVAVVWLTRITAEMSMVLFGAMIFVLGIGLGLVMQTIVIAAQNAVPPQELGVATSTNNFLREIGAAVGTSVFSTAFTTNLTSKVTDIAKDAPAGSIPSGFGPADLTPAGVEKLPSALHTDVINAYAESLAPAFWYLVPLAVLGTVVAFFMKEIKLSTTAGLAARGEAVSVDS, from the coding sequence GTGACCGCTGATCAGCCCCAGGTGGAGCTCAACCGCCGCACCGTGTACATCATCTTCGCGGCCCTCCTGTCCGCGATGTTCCTCTCGGCCCTGGACCAGTCGGTGGTCGGCACCGCGCTGCCCACGATCGTCGGGGACCTGGGTGCGGTGCAGCACGAGGGCTGGATCATCACCGCCTACCTGCTCACCATCGCGATCGTCATGCCGATCTACGGCAAGATCGGCGACCTCTACGGGCGCCGGCTGCCGTTCCTGATCGCCATCGCGATCTTCGTGGCGGGTTCCACCGGCTCGGCCCTCTCGAGCGCCTTCGGCGAACTCGTCGCCTGGCGCAGCCTCCAGGGGCTGGGCGCCGGCGGCCTGGTCATCCTGTCCCAGGCCATCATCGGTGACATCGTCTCCGCCCGGGACCGCGGCAAGTTCATGGGCCCGATGGGCGCCGTCTTCGGCATCGCCACCGTGCTCGGACCGCTGCTCGGGGGCTGGTTCACCGAGGGTCCCGGGTGGCGCTGGTGCTTCTGGACGAACGTGCCCATCGGGGTGTTCGCCTTCATCGTGGCGTTCTTCGCCCTGAAACTCCCGCGCAGCCACGCGACCAAGCGGTTCGACCTGGTCGGCGCGATCCTGCTGACCCTGGCCACCACGGGCATCGTGCTGGTCACCAGCTGGTCCTCCATCACCGACGCCTCCGGGTACGACTGGACCGACCCGGCACTGCTGGCGATGATCGGTGGCACCCTGCTCGCCCTGGCGGGCTTCATCGTGGTGGAACTGCGCGTGCAGGACCCGCTGCTCCCGCTGCGCCTGTTCCGCAACCGCACCTTCGCCGTCTCGGTGTCCATCGCGCTGATCCTCGGGATGACGATGTTCGCGGCGCTGTCCTTCCTGCCCACCTTCCTGCAGATGGCGCAGGGCATCGGCCCCACCGAGTCCGGCCTGCTCATGCTCCCCATGACGATCGGCCTGATGATCACCGCGATCGGCTCCGGTCTGCTGATCACCAAGACCGGGAGGTACCGCATCTACCCGATCGTCGGGATGGCGATCTCCACGGTCGCCGTGGTGTGGCTGACCCGGATCACCGCGGAGATGTCCATGGTGCTGTTCGGCGCCATGATCTTCGTGCTCGGCATCGGCCTGGGTCTGGTGATGCAGACCATCGTGATCGCCGCGCAGAACGCGGTGCCACCGCAGGAACTCGGCGTGGCGACCTCCACGAACAACTTCCTGCGGGAGATCGGCGCCGCGGTCGGCACCAGCGTGTTCTCCACCGCGTTCACCACGAACCTCACCTCCAAGGTCACCGATATCGCCAAGGACGCGCCCGCGGGCAGTATCCCCAGCGGGTTCGGCCCCGCCGATCTCACCCCCGCCGGCGTGGAGAAGCTCCCCAGCGCCCTGCACACGGACGTGATCAACGCCTACGCGGAGTCCCTGGCCCCGGCGTTCTGGTACCTGGTGCCGCTGGCGGTGCTCGGCACGGTGGTCGCCTTCTTCATGAAGGAGATCAAGCTGTCCACCACCGCGGGCCTCGCGGCACGCGGTGAGGCGGTCAGCGTCGACAGCTGA
- a CDS encoding pilus assembly protein CpaE codes for MISLHRAHALAEAGLRWRPVSGDSFAIPGKDMDAARFTVSELTIEVHTYPTGTVLGFNGTTEWALDSVAVEDTLWLPREDQLRELLGETFVALTRDGTAYQVHTHDAVDGEARAYTAAAPADAYADALLHLLREAGAASTP; via the coding sequence ATGATCTCCCTGCACCGCGCCCACGCCCTCGCCGAGGCCGGCCTGCGGTGGCGGCCGGTCTCCGGGGACAGCTTCGCGATCCCGGGCAAGGACATGGACGCCGCCCGCTTCACGGTCTCCGAGCTCACCATCGAGGTGCACACCTACCCCACGGGCACCGTGCTCGGGTTCAACGGCACCACCGAGTGGGCGCTGGACTCCGTGGCCGTGGAGGACACCCTGTGGCTGCCCCGCGAGGACCAGTTGCGCGAGCTGCTCGGGGAGACCTTCGTGGCCCTCACGCGCGACGGCACCGCCTACCAGGTGCACACCCACGATGCGGTCGACGGCGAGGCCCGCGCCTACACCGCCGCCGCTCCCGCCGATGCCTACGCCGACGCGCTGCTGCATCTGCTGCGCGAGGCCGGCGCCGCGAGCACCCCATGA
- the gatC gene encoding Asp-tRNA(Asn)/Glu-tRNA(Gln) amidotransferase subunit GatC, giving the protein MPTFSTQEVARLAALARIDLTPAELDRFAGELEVIAHAVEKVSEVATADVPATSHPIPLVNVWREDVVEPTLDREEVLAQAPAAQDGRFAVPQILGEE; this is encoded by the coding sequence ATGCCCACGTTCTCCACGCAGGAGGTCGCGCGCCTGGCCGCCCTGGCCCGCATCGACCTCACCCCAGCCGAGCTCGACCGGTTCGCCGGTGAGCTCGAGGTCATCGCCCACGCCGTCGAGAAGGTCAGCGAGGTGGCCACGGCCGACGTCCCCGCGACCTCCCACCCGATCCCGTTGGTGAACGTGTGGCGCGAGGACGTGGTCGAACCCACCCTGGACCGCGAGGAGGTGCTCGCCCAGGCGCCGGCCGCGCAGGACGGGCGCTTCGCCGTCCCGCAGATCCTCGGGGAGGAATGA